A window of Coleofasciculus chthonoplastes PCC 7420 genomic DNA:
ATTCAAAAATAAACATTTTTTAAAATTAAAATATTGACAAATGCGTAAAACCGTGAATTAAAAATAATCTTGCCAATACATTAAACCTGTATTATAGTTGGGAGTCCTGGCATTATTAGTGCTTGATTTGACTAATCGGTTGGAGAGCCAAACAGAATGGCAAAGTATTTTTTAATTGAATCAAGGAGTTCCTTTGATTCAACCCAAGTGACTCAAAATTATCAGTTGGCATCAGATTTAGCTAATGCCGGAAATGAAACTACCTTGTTTCTGGTGGAAAATGGCGTATTAGCCGCTCGTGCAGCGGCAGCGAATGGTTTAGCAAATCTCAAGGCTGTCAACGTATTGGCAGATGATTTTTCCCTGAGAGAACGCGGTATCTCAGAGACAGAACTGGGCAATGGTGTGCAAGTGGCTAGCATTGCGGCTGTGGTTGATGCCATGGCAGAAGGACAAAAAACGATTTGGCTGTAACGGAAGATAAGTAAAAAAATGAGTACCAAAACCTTAACCTTTTCGATTATGGATGGTCCTTTTGAACAAGCAAGGACAACCACGGCGTTTCGGATGATTCATGAGGCAATTGAGCGTGGGTATAATGTGAATGTTTTTGCTTACGAAGGGGCAGTTTCTTTATCCTTTGCTCATCAAAAACCCCACGCCAATGCGGTTCATGGGAGAAGTGTGGAGGAAGAAGATCATCCCTTAACGAAAGATTGGATTGCTGCATTACAGGCAAAAGCCAAAGCTAAAGGGTGTCAATTAGATTGGATTAATTGTGGGCTTTGTGTAGATGAGCGAGGGGTAAATGAAGCGATTGATGGTTGTCGTCGTGGTAAACCTAGTGATTTATGGAAATGGGCGAGTGAGTCGGATGGAACGTTAATTATTGCGACGAAATAGGAAGGATTGGAGATATTAAGATGAAAGCGCTACAAATCATTGAATCTGCTTATCGCTGTACGATTGAAGAACAAGATGATCCATCAGTGTGGATTTCTCAAGCGATGAAAGGTGCTGGTGCGGATTTAGATATTTTGCTGAGAGGGAATGCGGTGAATTATGCCGTAAGTGGACAGGATGCCTCTGGATTGGTGTTTGGGAATAAGCCACAAACCCAGCCGCCTAAACTGGATCAAGATTTGCAGGGGGCCATAGAGAAAGGAATTACGGTTTATATTGTGGCAGATGATGTCAAATCTCGTGGGATTCCTGAAGGGAAAATGATTAACGGTGTGACTCAAGTGGCGGGTCAGGATTTGCCAGGGTTATTTGGTAATTACGATCAAATTTGGCATTGGTAAAAGTTAGCTTTGGCATTGGTAAAAGTTAGCGGTTATGTAGAGACATTCCAGCGAAACGTCTTTATACATTCGTTAGTAAGGGCAGGTTTAGCCCATGTAGGGGAAGGGTTTAGGGACTCTGTAGGGGCGGGTTTAGGGACTCAAGTCAGCTATTCACCGATAACAAAAAAACAAAACCCGCCCTGTCTTACCTCAATAACACAACAACACCTAAAATAACCCCAATTAAAATAACCGTCCCCACCATCAAATTACCAATTTCGTCCACCGTCCCCCGAATCCCTCTCACCATCCGCCCTAAATTTAAGGGAAACCGAACCAATACCTGCAACGGAAGCGGTAATTGGTGCAATTCAAAACTATACCCAGGAGTACGCCTTGCTTCTACTTCAAACCTCCCCTTAACCCAGTTTATATCTCGTCCCTGCTGACGCGCTTCCCATAGTAAACTCCCGGCTAACTGCAATAAAAAGGGATGCGTACCCCCTAACTGCTTTGCTAATTTCTGATCCGGGGGACTCAACGCCGCTTGTCCCTCTTTACCCTGACTATCGGATAAACGCACTAATTCCCACGCCTCCTCCTCACGCAATTCCCCCAACGCCAACACCTGACTCAAATTAAAAAACGGCGAGGTGAGACGATATCGATGCTGATAAAATTCCAATTTCCGGGGAGACGCTACCACTACCATTAACGCACCACTATCAACAAGCGATCGCAGGTTATCAAAGAATCCATCATCAAATTCCCGATAATGGCGGATTAATACTTCAAAGTCATCCAAACAGAGTACCGCTAACACGCCTTGTCGTTTCCAATGTCCCATGGCGCTACTAAATGCCAAGCGGTTGAACTGGGGAACTCTCAGCGCCTCCATTAACCCATGTTGATGCTGCACTTGGGGATGATTCCACAACAGTCGCCCAACCTTATGATAAAATCCCTCGTCCCCATGACAGTCGGAATTCTGAAGCGAAAGATAAATGCTAATAAACCGATCCGGTTGAGAAACGTATTCCTGATACGTTTGACAGAAGTGATAAAGCAGCCAGGATTTGCCAATGCGTCTGCGCCCGACCACATTTAAGCTACCGGGTAGGGTACCTGTCATCTGAGTAGTCATCTGTTGCAACTCCTCGTGGCGTCCCACAAAAAATCGGGAATCCGCGATCGCTGCACCGACTATAAATGGACAAGACGGTTGCACTGAACTCATGAATCAGAGGAAAATGACTCGACAAGCATACTCAACAGTTATCATTTTCTTCTACTTTGCAACCTTTCTCCTTCCCTTGTGCCTTCTGCCTTCATAAAAAATTAGGCAATTCATCTCACCCCCCTAGCAGGAATGAAATGAATTGCCTCTTGACAAGTGTCAAAGCACTGGTCAATTCGTAAGATTTGGCTGTAGTCAGCGGCTTTGAACCGCAACTACCGCCTTTTCGACAGGAGCATCCAGCACCCTCAGACTGGGAAACAGAAAATGATTTTCCTCAACATATTGAGCGCCAAATAAACCTTTTTCTGCCCAGAAATAACGGTCTGTCGTATGCTCATTTCGCTTAACGAGTAGCAAAGCGGGCGGAATAATCCCGGCTGATTGAATATATTTACGTGCTGCTGTAACCGGTTTATCTTCACCGCTTTCTAGATTATACTGAGGCACATGTTCTAGGATCTTGCGCCCCTCTTGGCGGCGGCGACTCTTGCGTTTACGTCTTCTTGCCAACCTCTTTACCTCCTCTTTTTGCCGACAGTTGTAATGTTAGTTACAAAAGCCGTCGTAAGTATATCTGCTTGAATCTGAAATATCAATATCTTTTTATGGTTTGATAGATCTACCTAAAATGCCTCAATGCTAAGTTTGAAAGAGGCTTTGAGCGATGAGCCTTTAAAAATAACTACTAAAAAAATTAATTTTTCGTTAAAAAAGTTCACAAAAAGCCGCCGGAGGGGGCTGGGGGGCTGGGAAGATGAGGGAGATGAGGGAGATGGGGGAGATGGGGGAGATAATAAAGAACAAAGGACGAATGACTGTCATCCTACACCTTTTGGGTAATAGTCAGTCGTGTCAATTGTTCGACATTATAGAAAAGGAACCTCTATTGGGTTCTGTCGTAAAAGCCCTCTGGTGGTGATCACGCAATTCTCATGTTCATTCCTGCTAGTTCAGAATTTGTCGCCTTGTGTCAATCACAGGTTGGAATCCTCACTCAAAGTCTAGGCGCGGCGTTGAGTGCGGTATATTTAACAACGGATAAACTCGACGAGGCAGCGCAACCTAAGCTGATTCCCGTAGTGGTCTATCCAGAAGCAGCGATATGGGAAGAGGAGGAGACGGAGTTAACATTGCCCGATCGCATGAGTTCAGTGGATACGATTCCCCGCCTTGCTGAAGCTGTACCTCGCGTTTTACCTCAACCTGCTGAGGATCACCATCTCCCCGATTGCACCTCACTTTCTCAAGACAACTCTCCCTTATCTCAAGGACGGCAAATGGTTTTGCCTCTAATCCACGAAGAAGTAGTTATGGGATTATTAGTCACAAGTCGCGATGATCGACCGTGGAATGAAAAAGAACAGACAGCGATTGAACGCATCGCTGGAACATTGACACTTGCCTACTTAATGGATCGGCGTCGGGCTTGGTTTGAGCAGGAATGGACTCAGCAACGCCGTCTACAGGTACAGCAACGGGATCGGCTGGATGATATCCTGCATCAATTTCGCAATCCCTTAACCGCATTGCGAACTTTTGGCAAACTGCTACTCAATCGACTGCAACCCGATGATAAAAATCATAACGTTGCCGCTAGTATTGTGCGAGAGAGCGATCGCTTGAAGGAATTGTTACAAGATTTTGATGAGTGCTTAGATCAGGATGCACCAACAAGTGAACCGTTAACCTTACCCGCATCAGCTAGCGCCGCAACTTGTCCACTTCCCGAATCAGACGAGACTGGGAAAATTGTTTCTCCGGTTAACTCAGAACCAGAGACAGACGCACCAGCCATTCCTTTGCTTCCGGGTAAAACCCTGATTGTCGAGTCATTCACCATCACCGAAGTATTAGAACCCCTGCTCATTTCCGCCCAAGCGATCGCGGGGGAACGGGATTTAGAATTACGCTACTCGATTCCCCAAGACTTACCCCCTGTGCGGGCAAACGCTAGGGCGTTACGAGAGGTTTTAAATAATTTAATTGACAATGCCTTAAAATACACGCCCGCTGGGGGGCAAATTGATGTGGAAGCAGGTGTGGGTCAACCCAAAGATGAGACGAGAACAATGGTGGGAATTGCGATTACTGACACTGGAGTTGGAATTCCGCCCCAAGACATCGAGCATTTATTTGAGCGGCGTTATCGGGGAATACAAGCCAATACAGGGATTCCGGGGAGTGGTTTAGGGTTAGCGATCGCCAAAACACTGATTGAACAAATGCAGGGTCAAATCGAGGTCTTTAGTCCGGCGCAGTCACCGTGGACTCAACTCCAGTTAGATGTAGCGATTCGCCGTTCTGGGGGGAAGTCAACCCAGGGAACAACGTTTGTCGTTTGGTTGCCAATTCATGAATCATGAATTTGGATTGTAGAGACGTAGCATGCTACGTCTCTACACAATGACGCTAGTTGGCGCTGATAACTAAATTCTCAGCAAGTTTCAGATCTAAATCAGTATCCGGTTCAATCACAATCAGATCCACACTGTTGCGACCGAGGAAGCGTTGGATTAAGCTCAATGCTACACCAGACCCCGTACCAATCAACAGTTCTTCCGTCGCGATCGCCCGATCTCCCGTTACCGCCGAAATCGCCGCCGCCGCCGCTGTACCGAGTGCTGCATTCTTGACTAAATTCCCGACACTGGTACCTTGAGTGACTGTTTCAGTTGTGGTGATTACTTCAGACGCCGCATCAATAGTCATTTGCTGACCATTCATCACCAGTTTCTCGGCGACAAATTGAGCGCCACCATTGGTAGAACGCAACTCACCGACAACCTCACTACCCGCCGGAATCAATACTGTACCATCAGAGGTGGTGATATTCGCATCAACCGTTAACGTCAAGGGTAATTGCTCGTCTTCTTCAGCGATCAGAATTTTCTCTCGGATATATTTAACTGGAATAGTTGTACCCGCAGGAATCGTGAAATTTTGAGCAACAGGCGTCGGATCAGCAATGTACTGAGAACTGACGACTTGTGCTTCCCCTTCACTCACTAACGCTTGGTAAATAAACGCCGCAACTTCAGCACGACTAGCATTCCGCTGGGGATTTAACGATTTAACGTTAGGATAATTCACCACCAAGCGTTCTTCTGTGGCGGCGGCTATTGGTGTCCGCGCCCAACTGGAAATGCGAGAGGCATCATTGTAGTAATTTAAAACACTGGTTGAACTTGCTGAATAATCCAAACCATTTGCCAATGAAACTAAGACTTGTTCACGAGGAATATTTTGTTCAGGTCTAAAAACATTCCCTGGATATCCCGTTAAAAATCCTGTTTTATAAGCATCTTGGATGGCAGAATACGCCCAGTATCTTGAAGGGACATCAACAAAGTTCGTTGACCCGCGTTGATCGGCTTTATTAAAAGCCTGATTTGCCTTACGCATCATCGCCGCAAACTGGGCGCGAGTTACGGGAGCATCCGGTCGGAATGTACCATCCGGAAACCCGGCAATAATATCCCGTTGGGCTAATTCGGTAATAAAGTCTTCCGCCCAGTAGGTAGAAGAAACATCTGAGAAACTTGTGGTTTGGGCAAGGGCTGATGCACCTGTAACGAAGGGAGCGATCGCACCAGCCGTTAATCCAAAGGCTAAAAATGCAGCGGTTCCAGATTGCCAGGGATGAAAGTTAGACATTAAAGGCGTTCTCCAACACGAATCGTTCTGTTTGTTAATTTACTAGACCGTTTAGAATTCCAGATGTTCCTAAAATTTTCCTACCCATTCATCAGATAAAGTTTAGCAAGAAAATGTTTTGCTCGTCACTGCTTTATGGGAACATTTTCAGTGTGAATGACGATCCGTCCGGACAATTAGTTTCCAAAAAATAAAAAATCCTCTACTGACTTTTAGAGTAAAGGATAAAAGCTGAATAAGCTGGGAAAGCCGATCTTTAGGGGCGGTTTTTACCCATAACGTTTTAGCCCTGTCGGTAAAATTTGACTAAACCTGTCCGGATAACATTTTGTGACACATCGATAACTGGACTAAACCTGCCCTTGTGGGAGAAAAAATTAACTGAGAACTCAAATGAACAACCCCAATCCCACATCACTAAGATTGCTGGTCAATCCAGCGGTGGTAGAGTTTTTGAATGGCTTTAAGCACACTATTATGAGTGGACTTGGGAGAAGCCTGGGCGGGATCGAGAAGCTGTAAGCGAGTGAGCAGTTTAGCTTCCTCAGTGTCCACATCGCCATCGCTGTAAATCAAAGCACTAATCGCTTCAATCAAGCCCTGATAATCCTCTTGGCTGGGATGATCACCCAAATACTCTTGCACCCATCTATAACACTGGTCACTGGATACCGATTTGAGTTCGTTCAACAAGGGTCGAATTTCTGGGTCTTCAGCCACATTGGATTGCTGGGCGACTTGGTGCAGATACTGCCGTTCCTCTGGCTGAATTCGACCATCGATCCAAGCCGCACCAATCAGAATCTTTACAAGCTGTTTGACATGAGAGTCTGTAACCATGACGTTTTTCTACAAAGAACTTCTGCTCTATCTATATCAGAACTGTCCCCAGAAATGCGCTTAGACGTTCTAATCTTTACCAATGAGCAGGCTTGGTTAAGGGAAGATGGGGGAGCTGGGGGAGCTGGGGGAGCTGGGGGAGCAGAGGAAGCTGGGGAAGCAGAGGAAGCTGGGGAAGCAGAGGGAGCATTTTTTGTAGGGGCGGGTTTTACCACTAACGTTTCGTTTTCACCCTGATATAACTAAACCCGCCCCGACCTGACCGTTCAATTATCACAAATGACTAATGACAAAGGACTAATCCCCCAGATGCTTCAATCTCACCATGAAAAAGCCATCCATCTGATGCTGATGGGGTAAGACTTTCAGCCAGCCTTGAGGCGTAGAAAAAGCGGTAAGTGTCGGCGGGGGTGCATCAATACACCAGTGGAGATGACGTTCCAGAAAGGCTTGAATCACGGCTTCATTTTCCTGGGGGTGCAAAGTGCAGGTGGCGTAAACGAGGACGCCTCCAGGTTTAACCCAGGTGGCTGTCTGCGTTAATAGTTCACTTTGCAGTACAGAAAGTTCCTGAACTCTGGCTGGAGTACAACGCCACCGGATATCGGGGCGACGGTGCAGTGTACCTAAACCAGAACAGGGGGCGTCGAGTAAAACAGTATCAGCTTTTTGGGTAAATTGGGGAAAATCACGGCTATCGCCTGGGCAGATTTGAATGGATTGTAATTGCAGTCGTTGGGTATTGGCTTTAACTTTTTTTAGGCGAGACGCGGCTTTATCACATGCCCAGATTGTACCGCGATCGCGCATGAGTTCGGCAAGATGCGTGGTTTTACCGCCCGGTGCAGCACAGGCGTCAATGATGACATCATGGGGTTGAGGATTAAGTAAATGACTCACCAGTTGAGCGCTACTATCTTGAATTGTCCACCATCCCTCGTTGAATCCAGGAAGTGTTTGTATTGAACCTGTACTTCCTTGAAAGCGTAAAGCTTGGGGAAGGTGGGGAAGGCGCTGAACCTGAATACCTGCGGCTTGCATTGCTGTCTCTACTGTATCGATGGAAGCATTCAAGGGATTGATCCGCAGGTCAATAGTTGGCGGTTGGTTGAACCATTGACAAAGGGCTTCGGTTTCCTCAATGCCTAATTGATTTAACCACAGTTCGATGATCCAGTCGGGAAAGCTATAGAGGATACCCAGACGTTGGATGGGTTGGGGGGGTAACTGCAAGGGATCATCTAATTGGGGATTTGTGTTTAGACGGGCATACTGTCGCAGCACCCCATTAACCACCCCAGCTAGTCCTTTTAATTGATTCGCTTTAGCTAGTTCCACGCTGGTATTAACGGCGGCTGATGGGGGAATCCGTTGTAGATAGCGCAATTGGTATAAGCCCAGATGCAGAATGAGGCGCAAGTCTGGGGGCTGCTGGTGGGCTTTTTTCTTCCCCAATTGATCAATTAAGGCATCCAGGGTGCGAGTGTGTCTGGTTGTACCATAGACTAAATCCGTTAACAGAGCGCGATCAGGACGGTTGAGAGTAGTATGACGAAGCACTCGATCCAACGCAATATCTGTAAACGCACCGTGGCTGTGGATATCTCGTAGGGCGAGGAATGCAAGTTGGCGAGGGTTTGCCATAAATAACTCGAAGCACTGTCATTAACGATAGGACAGTCTAGTATAAGAAGGCAGAAGGCGGTTGCCACATCATATTAATTAAGATTAATTGTAGTACAAAGGTTCAAAGGTTCTAAATTTAAAAGAGCAAGTGCTATTTGCATTTGAAAAAAAGCCACAATGACAGATATAACCTTAACTCCTGTGACCGTCTAGTTATCGTCACGTCATCCCAGGAATCATGAACAACTCCTCACCCACACCATCAACTTCCCGCCCTCGCTATCAGAAAATTCGAGAACTAGGGCGAAATCGTGCAGGTGGGCGCATCACCTACTTGGCAAAGGATAATAAAACCCAGCAACCCGTTGTGATTAAGCGATTTTTGTTTGCCCAAGCGGGTTCAGATTGGTCAGGCTTCAAAGCCTATCAACGAGAAATCCAACTCTTGCAGGGATTGGATCACCCCGGTATTCCCCGATATCTGGATTCCTTTGAAACCAAAGCCGGATTTTGTATGGTGCAGGAGTACAAAAAGGCACAATCGTTAGCTATCCCTCGGAGTTTTGAACCGGAGCAAATCAAGCAAATTGCGATCGCCACCCTAGAAATCCTGCTTTACCTGCAACGTCGGCTTCCCATCGTTATCCATCGCGATATCAAACCCGAAAATCTTTTGGTCGATGAGCAAATCAATGTTTATCTGGTGGACTTTGGGTTAGCGCGGATGGGGGGTAGTAACGTAGCCATGAGTAGCGTTGCGGCGGGGACATTTGGGTTTATGGCACCGGAACAGTTATATAACCACAAACTGACCGGAGCCACGGATCTGTATGGGTTAGGTGCAACTCTAATCAGTTTGCTGACGGGGACAAAATCCATAGCCATGGATACCCTGATTAACGAAGAGGGACAAATTCATTTTCAACATCTTCTCCCCCAACTCAGCCTCCGGTTTGTGACTTGGTTGGAGAAAATGGTGCAACCGAAAGCACGCGATCGCTATATCGATGCAGCAGCAGCGCTAGAAGCACTCAAACCCATCGATTTGATCCGCACGCCAGAGGTGAAACTCAGCCAAGAGATACTGGAATTCAGAACAACCCATATTGGGGAAAAACTGACGCAAATTGTTACCGTTGAGAATTCGATTCCCGAAACGGTGTTAGAAGGCACTTGGCAAGTCGCTCCCCATCCCAGTGATCCGCGTTTCCGGAAACAAAATAGCCATCTTTGGATTACCTTTGAACCAGCTAGGTTTCAGGGAAATCAGGTCGAGTGCAAAATTAGGGTAGATACAAACAGGTTGATGGCGAATCAAACCTACAAACGCCGAATTCTATTACAAACCAATGCCGTTCCCGAAACCCATAGTCTTGAACTGAAGGTTAATACTAATTTTCTAGCCTTACCCAAACCGCCTTGGATATCCCTAGGACTTCTTTTCGGGCTATCTGGGATAGTAACTTGGCTTTTGGCAGGATTTGTCGCCTTTTTTATCGCCCAAATTCCGATATTAGGGTATTGGATTGGTACTGGGTTTATCGCCGCATTTGTTGGCGGTGTTGTACTCAGTGTGCTGGGAGTGAGGGGAGTGCCGATTACTAAAACAGCATGCTCTCTCGTTGGTATAATGATGGTTTTAGCTATATTTGTTGCTGGGTTTCTAGGAACATTTTTAGTTGCATTAGTCGGTTTAGCGGGTTTAATCACCGGATTTATAGCCGGAGCAGTGATTAAAAATTATCGGGAGCGAGGCTTTAGCCCCAAAATTGCCATGACGAGTTCACTATTAATGACTGGGTTGGGTATGAGTTTGGGGATTGGCTATAATTTCGGCTTTGTCAATTTTTGGCTATTGGTATCGACGATTGGCAGCAGTTTAGCCTTGGTCAGTCTTTTGATCAATCCCTACCTGCAACGGAGAAAACGACTGGAGCATTACAATCAGTCGGCTAAAAAGCGACGCTTGATCAAACCGTGAGTAATAGAAGAAATTCCGTTCCTAGGTCATCCTCTGACAAGATAGTTACCTAAAACTGTTTCCGTTTGTGACTATAGCAATCCTATTTAGGTTGTGGCAATTTTCAAAAATGAAACCCTTGCTATACCTGGGTTTCGAGCATTTCGCTTGTTGCATCCTATTTAGGATTGCTATATACCTGGAAGCGTATTGGGCAATTTGCCCCCAGTAAAGTCGAATTAATCAGAAAAAGTAATAGTTTATACGTAGCGTAAATGATAAACTTCGGGGCATCGAACCCCTACGTGCTACCGCACACGCTTCGCGAACAGTTTATCCGCTATCCCTCCCCGCCCTTGCTATCAGAAGATAAGCTCAGACTTTTTTCTTAGACCAGAATTACAGGTAAAAGGACAAGGGTATGGGTTCCAAATTCCATCCCTGATTGTGGCATCATCTTTTATCATAAAGACATCAAATTAAATCATATTTATCAATGAATGTTTGGCAAGCAGATTTTTATCGGCGTCCTCTGCAAGATGAAACTGGGCAAATCTTATGGGAATTATTAATTTGTGACACCACAGGCAATGTTATATATCAATCATTCTGTCCTCAGCCAGATGTAACCCGTGATTGGTTGGTGTCTCAGGTGCAAGTCTCGGTGGCTAAGACGGGGTTACCTGATGCGATTCAAGTCTTTCGTCCCCAGTCGTTCAATTTATTCCAGGAGGTGGGACAACAATTGGGGATTAAGGTAGAAGCCACACGACGCACGCCCGCCCTAAAGCAACGATTACAGGAAAGAACGTTAGAGTATCCACAGCACGAGAATTACACTGGGGAAGCGTACAACCCCCTTAGCTTAGACAAACCGCCACCCTTACCCTTACCCGAAAATCTCTGGGGCGATCGCTGGCGATTTGCTAGTATTCCCGCAGGGGATATTGAGGAGGGGTTTGCCCAACGCCCGATTCCAATTTTACAGATGCCAAATGAACTCTTACCTCTCCAATTAGGTTTAGCCTCAACGGTAGCTGTTCCGGGAGTCGTGATTGATGGGGGGCGTCAGTCGATGCCATTAGCGCGTTGGCTGCAAGAGGTTCAACCTGTAGCGCTTAATTATATTCCCGGTGCGCCAGATGGGTTAATTTTAGAAGCCGGATTAGTGGAACGCTGGGTAATGGCAACCTTTGAAGATAAAGAAGTAGCGGCGGCGGCGAGGTTGTATGAACAGCGCAAGCAAACGAGTCAGGGATTGCATTTTTTGTTGGTGCAACCGGATGATTCGGGAATGACGTATACCGGATTTTGGTTATTGATGGCTGATTGATTTATTAGGGAACAGGGAACAGAACAGTTAAAGCGTAGGTTGGGTTGAACGCCAGTGAAACCCAACAGCAATAGCATCAGTTTACAAGATAAGAGAGACAAGGTAGGTGTTAAGCTTAGTGCAGCTTAACACCATTATGCGACTCCCCTATTCATTCTGTCTTACGCTCTTTGAGAAAGTATGTCGTCATTTCTCCCTTGCCTTTGACGGAAATTGAACCCCGTTCTTGAAAAACATATTTATCCTTTAAATGTTCATACGTGGCATCAGAAACCTGAATATAACCCGGAAGACCATGGGATTCCATACGACTAGCTGTATTAACCGTATCACCCCACAAATCATAAATAAACTTTTTCAACCCAATCACCCCAGCGACGACTGGACCACTGTGAATGCCAATACGCATCATGAAAGCGTGTCCTTGTTGGGCATTAACCGCATCAATTTCCTGTTGCATATCCAGGGCAAATTCGGCAACGGCTTCAGCGTGATCCTGACGCGGTAAGGGTAAGCCACCGACAACCATGTAGGAATCGCCAATCGTTTTAATTTTTTCTAAGCCATGGAGTTCTACTAAACGGTCAAACCGCGAGAAAATCTCATTGAGGAGATTGACCAGTTCGGTGGGCGAGATTTCTCCTGATAGGCGAGTAAAGTCCACAATATCGGAAAAGAGAACCGTGACTTCTTCAAAACTATCGGCAATCGTATCCGAGTCTTTTTGCAGGCGTTTGGCAATAGATTCCGGTAAG
This region includes:
- a CDS encoding Tab2/Atab2 family RNA-binding protein is translated as MNVWQADFYRRPLQDETGQILWELLICDTTGNVIYQSFCPQPDVTRDWLVSQVQVSVAKTGLPDAIQVFRPQSFNLFQEVGQQLGIKVEATRRTPALKQRLQERTLEYPQHENYTGEAYNPLSLDKPPPLPLPENLWGDRWRFASIPAGDIEEGFAQRPIPILQMPNELLPLQLGLASTVAVPGVVIDGGRQSMPLARWLQEVQPVALNYIPGAPDGLILEAGLVERWVMATFEDKEVAAAARLYEQRKQTSQGLHFLLVQPDDSGMTYTGFWLLMAD